CGGTCCGGGTCTCGTGTACCTGCAGAACGTCGCGGCCGCTCCGGGCACGACCACACCGCCGTCCCGAAATGGCGCGGAAGGCGGGCCCTCGGCACGGGGCGCCGCGGGTGGCACGGCCATTCGTGTGCAGGCCCCCCGCGCCCAACTGGTGCTGTGGCGTCCGCCGTTTGGGGCCAACGACACCACGGTGCTGTATCAGGGCGGGCCGCAACTCAGCAACGCCCTGTACTCGGTGGACAGCACGACGCTCTTTGTGAGCGACAGTGGCGCCGTCATTGCGGTGCGGGTGGGGAATGCCGCGGAACGCTACAATCTGGGGCGCAACGTACGTCTTCCCTCGAGCGGTGGTGGATTTGGCGGTGGCCCCGGCGGCGGATTTGGCGGTGGCGCGAATGCCACGTCGGATTCCACGGCCGGCACTCTGCTCTCGCGTCGCGTAGGCAACGCCAGCTACATCCTGCTCTCGGCTGACGGCAAGCAGGTGGCGCTGAGCGGCACGCGAGTACCCGGTGCCAACTGGCACCAGCAGGCGCCGCGTCCGTGGGTGGACCGACTGGAGCTTGCCACGCGCAATCGTACGCGCGTCATGGACAGTCCGTCCGACCTGTTCGAGGACTTCGTGGCCGCGCTTGACCGAGATGTGTCACGCTTTCTGGTGACACGCGAATCGCGCACGGTACTGCCCGATGTGTGGCTGCGTACGGCGGGCAGCAGCGACGCGAAGCAGCTGACCCGGAACATCGACGTGGGGCCCGAGGTCAGCGGTGCGCTGAGCAAGCGTTTCCAGGTCAGTCGCCCACGCGACGGTACGAAGTTCTGGGTGGACGTGCTGCTGCCGCGCGACTGGAAGCCGGGCAACAAGCTGCCCGGCATCATCTGGTTTTATCCGCGTGAATTCACCAGCGCCAGCGACTACGAGCGCACGAAGTGGAGCACCAACATCAACGCCTTCCCGGTCGTGCCGTCGGCGCGTCCGGCGTCGAGCATGCAGCTGTGGGTATCACAGGGGTATGCGTTCATTCAGCCCGACATCCCCATCTACGGTGACGCCGGGCGCATGAACGACAACTACACGCGTGACCTCAAGGAGAATCTCGACGCGGTGCTCGACGCCGTGGTCGACTCGGGCTTCGTGGATCGCGACAGGATGGGGCTGGGTGGTCACAGCTACGGCGCGTTCAGCACCGTGAACGCCATGTCGCTCATGCCCAATTTCAAGGCCGGCATTGCCGGCGACGGCATGTACAACCGCACGCTCACGCCGTTCGGTTTCCAGAGCGAGCGCCGCAATTTCTTCCAGGCGCAGGCCACCTACCTCGACATGTCGCCGTTCCTGCGCGCGGACAAGATCGCGGGCGCGCTGCTGCTCTATCATGCCTGGGAAGACCAGAATCAGGGCACGGCCCCGATGTCATCCACGCGGCTCTTCGCCGCGCTGCAGGGACTGGGCAAGCCGGCCTCGCTGTACATGTACCCGTACGAGGATCACAGCGTGGCCACCTACGCCAGCGATCTCGATCTCTGGGCACGCTGGGTGGCGTGGATGGACGTGCACGTGAAGCAGGGGGGCAAGGTGGAGCCGGCGCGGGCGGTGGTGCCGTAGGCCAGCCGCGGCAACTGGCAACGCAGAACTTGAACTCAAAGCTCAGAGCTGACCGCACGACCGGTGAGCTCTGAGCTTTGAGTTGAAGTCGTGAGTTCTGGGTCTCACTACATTCAGATCATGAACGACTCCAGCCCATCGCTCATCCCCGCCTTCCGCCCGGTCCCGCGCACCGGCGTCATTTACGTCATGGACCGCGCCCGTGAGCACGGCTACACGCCGGGGGCTGCGGACTGGTGCAACCTCGGTCAGGGACAGCCCGAGACCGGTGAACTCCCGGGCTCACCGGCGCGGCCGGCCGACGTGCGCATTGATCCGGACGACTACGAGTATGCGCCGGTCGGTGGCATTGATGCACTGCGTCGCGCGGTAGCCAACCTCTACAACGCGCGCTACCGCCAGGGCAAAGCGTCGCAGTACGGGCCCGAAAACGTGTGCATCTGCGGTGGTGGTCGTTCTTCGCTCACGCGCGTCGTGGCGTCGCTCGGTCACGTGAATCTTGGTCACGTGCTGCCCGACTACACCGCGTACGAAGAACTGCTCGAGATCTTCGGCACCTTCAGCGCCATCCCGCTGCTGCTCGAGCCCGAGGCCGGCTACGCACTCAGCACCAAGAACCTGCGCCGCGAAATCACCGGCCGCGGACTCGGTGCGCTGCTGCTCAGCAATCCCGCCAACCCCACCGGCCGAGTGCTGCGTGGCAGTGCGCTCTCGGCCTGGGTCCACGAAGCCCGTGAGCTCCGCTGCTCACTCATCCTCGACGAGTTCTACAGCCACTACCTCTGGGATGAAGGACTGGTCGAGGGCGCGACGGTGAGCGCCGCTGAATTCGTGGATGATGTGAACAGTGATCCCGTGGTGATTCTCGACGGACTCACCAAAGGTTGGCGTTGCCCGGGTTGGCGCATCAGTTGGATCGTGGGTCCGGCGTCGGTCATTGAGGCCGTGACGAGCGCTGGCAGCTTCCTCGATGGTGGTGGCAACCGGCCGCTTCAGGAGGCCGCCTGTGCGCTGGTGGAGCCATCGAGGGCGAGGGTGGAAGTGGTGGCCATTCACGAGGCATTTGCGCGCAAGCGTCGACTGCTCATCGATGGTCTGCGTGCCGCGGGCCTGGTGGTGGAGCACGAGCCCGACGGCGGCTTCTATGTGTGGGCCAGCGTGGCCAATCTGCCGGCGCCATTCAATGACGGTGATGCGTTCTTTGAGGCCGCGCTCGCGCAGCGGGTCATCACCGTGCCTGGCACATTCTTCGACATCAATCCCGGCAAGCGCCGCGGCAATCATGCGTCGCGTTTCCGTCAGTATCTGCGCTTCTCGTTCGGACCAAGCGAAGAGGCGGTAACGGAAGCGGTGCGGCGACTGCAGCACATGATTCATCCGTGATTCATGCGTAGCTCACGGACTGCCGTTCTCTGCGAAGTCAGCATCACAACAACGCAAAACCCCCGCCATACCGGAGTATGACGGGGGCGTTGC
This window of the Gemmatimonas sp. UBA7669 genome carries:
- a CDS encoding S9 family peptidase; this encodes MSRPSRRILALPAALALAIPCTVSLSAQNGPSNASPAAGGWDPQQILRTEAFVKPPANIERMIMTPRVDISFTNQSPDGTRFLRATGADRGDILAYGAPHIWLGGLQIDTRANRARSLTTSTRTGLVIVEPGTGRTTSVQVPSGATLSSPIWSPRGTHVAFIANFPGGSYVYVADASSGRSTRLSERPLLATLVTDIDFTSDGRYVVAVLVPGNRGPAPTRGGDDIEDGPQVRLTESRAVPQPVHFSLLADPYDKERLKYLTTGQVALLDVRSRAVRNVGSPTMVRSVDANHDGSYLRVTRMLEPFSYLVPVNNFGGRTELWDAAGRVVTTLAVTPLRETQGGANVAALAGADTGKRNLQWNPIGPGLVYLQNVAAAPGTTTPPSRNGAEGGPSARGAAGGTAIRVQAPRAQLVLWRPPFGANDTTVLYQGGPQLSNALYSVDSTTLFVSDSGAVIAVRVGNAAERYNLGRNVRLPSSGGGFGGGPGGGFGGGANATSDSTAGTLLSRRVGNASYILLSADGKQVALSGTRVPGANWHQQAPRPWVDRLELATRNRTRVMDSPSDLFEDFVAALDRDVSRFLVTRESRTVLPDVWLRTAGSSDAKQLTRNIDVGPEVSGALSKRFQVSRPRDGTKFWVDVLLPRDWKPGNKLPGIIWFYPREFTSASDYERTKWSTNINAFPVVPSARPASSMQLWVSQGYAFIQPDIPIYGDAGRMNDNYTRDLKENLDAVLDAVVDSGFVDRDRMGLGGHSYGAFSTVNAMSLMPNFKAGIAGDGMYNRTLTPFGFQSERRNFFQAQATYLDMSPFLRADKIAGALLLYHAWEDQNQGTAPMSSTRLFAALQGLGKPASLYMYPYEDHSVATYASDLDLWARWVAWMDVHVKQGGKVEPARAVVP
- a CDS encoding pyridoxal phosphate-dependent aminotransferase, with the translated sequence MNDSSPSLIPAFRPVPRTGVIYVMDRAREHGYTPGAADWCNLGQGQPETGELPGSPARPADVRIDPDDYEYAPVGGIDALRRAVANLYNARYRQGKASQYGPENVCICGGGRSSLTRVVASLGHVNLGHVLPDYTAYEELLEIFGTFSAIPLLLEPEAGYALSTKNLRREITGRGLGALLLSNPANPTGRVLRGSALSAWVHEARELRCSLILDEFYSHYLWDEGLVEGATVSAAEFVDDVNSDPVVILDGLTKGWRCPGWRISWIVGPASVIEAVTSAGSFLDGGGNRPLQEAACALVEPSRARVEVVAIHEAFARKRRLLIDGLRAAGLVVEHEPDGGFYVWASVANLPAPFNDGDAFFEAALAQRVITVPGTFFDINPGKRRGNHASRFRQYLRFSFGPSEEAVTEAVRRLQHMIHP